DNA sequence from the Ruminococcus albus 7 = DSM 20455 genome:
ACTGTCAAAATATACATTAATATAATTTTCTAACATGGTTATCCCTTTAACACACCACAGATAATTTACAATGCTGTCCAAATAAACAGACCTCAAAACTCAGAAAATATAGTATAATAGTGACAGAAACCGAAGGGAGCTGTCGCTATGTCAAAAAGATTTCCTAAACCTGAGATCACACTTGATGGGATATACTCAAAGTTCGCAGATGAAAGTTTTTGTAAGGATTTTCTGCTTGATATCCGCTTTGAAAAGGGCTTTGCCTGCCCGTTTTGCGGTGGCTCTGAGTACCGCAGGATAAGGTCACGCCACCTGCTGCGCTGCAAGTTCTGTAAAGCTGATATATCCGCCACAAACGGAACTTTTATGCACAGAACACATATTCCGCTGAGGCTGTGGATAGTCACCGCATTCCTCATTATGAGCAACAAATGCAGCGTTTCTGCTGTTACACTGATGAGGTCTTTGGGGGTGACCTACAAGACTGCATGGTACATCCTTCACCGCATCAGAAAAGCTATGAAATGCCGTGAAGAACGCTATTTGCTCGACGGGATCGTTGAACTTGATGACACGTATCTCGGTGCTCCGACTCACGGTAAAAAGCGCGGCAGAGGTACTGAAAAAGTCAAGATGATCGTAGCTTTATCGAAGAACGCAGCAGGAAATC
Encoded proteins:
- a CDS encoding IS1595 family transposase, with amino-acid sequence MSKRFPKPEITLDGIYSKFADESFCKDFLLDIRFEKGFACPFCGGSEYRRIRSRHLLRCKFCKADISATNGTFMHRTHIPLRLWIVTAFLIMSNKCSVSAVTLMRSLGVTYKTAWYILHRIRKAMKCREERYLLDGIVELDDTYLGAPTHGKKRGRGTEKVKMIVALSKNAAGNPEYVKMSDVPNLKGITVGRFARDNIRAGSKIESDNARSYKKPLAQKYFHVFETYDPTSGQLNWMHKVISNFKAMIMGTYHGNEKIHTALYAAEYCYKFNRRKLGNSAYLRLLAALVQ